Genomic window (Escherichia fergusonii ATCC 35469):
GCATGGTTTCCGGTACACGCTTAACGATAACTTCTGCGCCATCGACTTTGCTTGCGCCTTCCGCGACGGCACGCGCCATCGTTTCAATATGTCCGTACATGGAATAATAAAGCACCAGAACTTTAGCCATTTCTAACCACTCCTCGTGTTATCTCTATTCCGTAGCGATTCGCTACCACTCTTTTAAAGATAAGACGTCCTTTTCAGAGTGCAAATTTCACAACCACTTATTTGATTTATAACAATTTTCACAAGCGCGTAAATTTGTCGCAAAATGATACATTTTTATCCCATCGCGTTTTTTTAATCATAAGAGTAGCTTATGGGTGATTATTAGAAATGATATTAATTCTTGCTAAGAAGCTATTGCAGGATATTACCAAACGCCGACCTGTCCGCGTCACTTCACTAAGCTTAGTCCCACGTAGCGAAAATATGGCAGCCGCCATACGCCGCGTTCAATCCATGCAATATGATGACGGAGGTCAGTGATGGCAAACCATCGAGGCGGTTCAGGCAATTTTGCAGAAGACCGCGAAAGAGCATCAGAAGCAGGTAAAAAAGGTGGACAGCACAGCGGGGGGAATTTCAAAAATGACCCGCAGCGCGCATCTGAAGCAGGAAAAAAAGGTGGCAAAAGCAGTCACGGTAAGAGCGACAGCTAGCCAGGCTTAGTTAATGACGAATGCGTTTTTGTCTGAAGAGCGTCATTAAGCCACCACCGCCGGTAGCCCCGGCGGTTTTTTATTGTCTTTAAATTCAACAACTGTTCTCTGTTGCCCGTTCATAAATTCTGCATTCAGCTGCAATCTGAATGCAGAAGGTCGAGGCCGGACAGGCCTTTTGCTATCCTGTTGCCCATATGAAAAGAGGGGAGAGCGCATGGCACAAGGCGCAGTGAAAGCAACAGGTAAACGTTCGCAGGCAGTGAGTGCGAAGAAAAAAGCGATCTTAAGCGCAGCACTGGATACTTTTTCACAATATGGTTTTCACGGCACCAGACTGGAACAGATTGCCGAGCTGGCGGGAGTGTCGAAAACGAATCTGCTTTATTATTACCCGTCAAAAGAGGCCCTTTATATTGCCGTGTTACGTCAGATCCTTGATATCTGGCTGGCACCGTTAAAGGCGTTTCATGAGGATTTTGCACCGCTGGCAGCGATTAAAGAATACATCCGCCTGAAACTTGAAGTTTCCCGTGATTATCCTCAGGCATCGCGGCTGTTCTGTATGGAAATGCTGGCAGGTGCGCCGTTACTGATGGATGAATTAACGGGTGATCTCAAGGCGTTGATTGACGAGAAATCGGCGTTGATCGCGGGGTGGGTGAATAGCGGCAAACTGGCGCCGATCGATCCGCAACATCTGATCTTTATGATATGGGCATCCACTCAGCATTATGCTGATTTTGCCCCTCAAGTGGAGGCAGTAACAGGTGCAACCCTGCGTGATGAGATATTTTTTAATCAGACTGTTGAGAATGTGCAGCGGATTATTCTTGAAGGCATTCGGCCTCGTTAGGGCTTAATCATAAATTACAGAAAGCAGGCATATGTCTGCTTTTTTTATATCCTCGAAAAGTTACAAGTTGCAGCCCGGTATATTTTACTTAGTGAAAGAGATGAACTTTTAAAGCGTCGATTATTAAAATTTTAATAATGCCATCATATTAACGCTTAATTTTTAATAATTTTAGATATTGGCGCTTTTTGTATCTGGGTGATAATTTAAATTTAACTGATAATGTGAGTGATTAATTTCATTATTATTGTAATTCAGTCTGATGATGTTGAAAAAACAAGCGATACTGGCTAATAAACAAACAAATTCATTCGGTGATTAATGCTTTATTTTGATTTATATCAAGAATTACAATTTTCATTGATTAAGATTAAGTGACTAAGCATTGTGTAGTTATCGTTTATAATATGTCACATATGCAATATATTTTAGTGATATGTTCTGATTTGTTTATGTCTGCCAACATAAAAAGCCATACAAAATCAACATAAAAGAAAAATGCTTATGTAATCAATGGCTTCACATTGCAGAAAGTTAAAAATAAAATGTTGGGTCAAAGGATTTATCAGGCTGTCATATTCTCCGTTTGAAGTTACCCGATCACTCTTTGTAGTGAAGAAGCTGTTTATTAAACATTGTAAGTCATATTTTAACCATGACGGGGCTTTTATTGCACGACTGAAGGTTAAAATATCACCACAGCATGCTCATGTAACTCAGCGGTAATTTACCAGGAAAGTATTACCCCTTCCTCTCCTGCCAAACATGGATCGTTTAATTCAAATAAATATCTAACGGGACCGGCTCTTAATTGCATAGCCAGAGCCTGACTGTTTGTACCCTATATCTCATTTCGTTAAAAACACGAAAGGCGGTAGCGTGGGCGTTATTCAGGTTAACAATCGTATATGGGAACAATTAATGATGTTTAATGTCACATGGGTTACAATTTAGATCATTGAATAAGAGAATAAACGACTAAATAGTTCGAATTGCAGTCGCAGTACCTGCAACTTGAAGTGTGTGGGATATAAAAATTATCTTCTTAATATAGTTTCCAGCATATCATTTAGAACTCATCATTTATGTATAGTATTTCCGAAAAAGTTAACTCCAGTTTCAAATTCGCAATTACTGTCGCCATTGCTGTTTATATTTTGCTGAGTCTTTTTACTGCCTTTGACTTTCACAAAAAAATTGCAGAAAGTTCTTCAAAGAATCACCAGGAATTATTACGGAACAATTTACGCAATTATTTTTCAAAAGTAGAAAAAGAAGCTGATGCGCTAAAAGATGCACTTTATCTGTTACAGGATGAAGAAGAGATCAAACGTGCATTAATTCATCGTATGGCAAAAATAGAGGGCATAAATCTGGTTGGCCTGATGATGAATAATGGTAAATATTATAGCTTCATTCGCACGCCCGGTGGTGAAATAAAACTACAGGCGAAATTTGTCCCTGGCAGACCACTCACTGGCGCCGATGGTGAAGTAATTGATGAGAACTTTAACCCTCTATCTCGTCCGTGGAATGACATTCCTCCAGGTGCGGTTAGCAAATGGGCATCATGGTACGATTGTTATGGTATGCCCGGTAAAAAATGCTTTACATTCTCTTTGTCTCCTTCAGAAAATGAAAAAAACAATTTTGCAATCAAACTTATTCATTTGGATCTGGATGAGAAATATTTGACGAATTTTTTAAATGCTCAGGGGAAACCAGGCGATATTATCTTTTTAGAAAATAATGGACGAATTATCGGCGGGAATGAGGAATCAACGCTACATCTTATCGTTAAAGATACTAATGGTGAATACAGAACCAGTAATGATACTGATGAGTATTTTGAGAAAGTCATTATATTACCTAAACTTCCTGATGTTAAATTTCACTATTTCTATTCGCTTAACAGTAAGTTATCCTATCTGAATAAAAGTTTTGTCTTAATGTTTATGAGTGGAATTGTCTGCTTCTTTCTGCTCTGGTACATCATCATTGTAATTACCCGAAAAATTAGTGGTGAGTCAGGTAAACTGGTGCGTAATCTGGAACATTTAGGCAATTCAGTCTACAAGGAAGATAAAGTAGATATTTCAACCGAAGATAGCCGAGAAATTGTTGAACTTAAGAAAATTATCAATACCATTGGTGAGAAATATAAAGAAAGAATTGAACGTATGTTAAATTTGGTTTCCTACGAACAGGGGACTAGTTTTTATATCAATACAGCGGTTATTGAAACCAATAACAAAGATTATGTTGCAGCAGGAATGATTTGTCTTTACGGGCTTGAGTTTGCTGAAGCCATTTATGGTAGCGAGAAATACAATGCTATTATTAGTGAATTAAAGTCGAAAATCTCTGCAAAATATTCATCTCACTGTGATATTATTAAAATATCAAACGACAGATATTTATTGCTTTGCTATACAGATTGTGAAGAATTTATTTCTAACTTCTCGGTTCTTAATCTCCCGGAAAATATATTTTGCCTGCGGAATATTTATGTGCATAAAACAGCACTTTGTGAAACCTTTTCCGGGAAAGATGTGTCTATATATGAAGGTAAATTAAAATTAGCGATGACAGCTATGCGCGAAAATAAACAATCTGAATTTCTGTATTATGATGATATTAAACTTCACGAATTAGATCAAAAGGTATGGGTGGCAAGCAATATAAAACATGCAATCAGCCGTGGTGAATTTTATCTGGTGTATCAGCCGATCGTTAATATCGACAGCAACGAAGTCGTGGGAGCGGAAGCGCTGTGCCGGTGGAACTCAGCTGAGTATGGTTTTATCTCCCCGGCTGTATTTGTGTCTATCGCTGAAGATATTGGACTGATTAAAGAGCTAGGTGATTATATACTTGAGAATGCTATTCGCGAATTCAGCCAGTTCAGTAATGAGTATGTGATTAGTGATGAGTTTTTATTGCATATTAATGTTTCTCCCTGGCAGTTAAATGACTTCGATTTTCATCATCGTGTTTTGCAGTTGATTAAAGATTTCAATATTAATGCCGGACAAATTTGTCTTGAGATCACTGAATCAGCAGTAAAAGAGATTAATGACAGCTTTTATAACAATATTATTGTGTTAAAAGGTAACGGTATCAAAATTGCGCTGGACGATTTTGGTAGTGGGCTTGCTGACTTGAAGAAACTCTACAAAGTTAAACCCGACAGTATCAAAATCGACTCCGAGTTTAC
Coding sequences:
- a CDS encoding general stress protein, with amino-acid sequence MANHRGGSGNFAEDRERASEAGKKGGQHSGGNFKNDPQRASEAGKKGGKSSHGKSDS
- the rutR gene encoding HTH-type transcriptional regulator RutR, translated to MAQGAVKATGKRSQAVSAKKKAILSAALDTFSQYGFHGTRLEQIAELAGVSKTNLLYYYPSKEALYIAVLRQILDIWLAPLKAFHEDFAPLAAIKEYIRLKLEVSRDYPQASRLFCMEMLAGAPLLMDELTGDLKALIDEKSALIAGWVNSGKLAPIDPQHLIFMIWASTQHYADFAPQVEAVTGATLRDEIFFNQTVENVQRIILEGIRPR
- a CDS encoding EAL domain-containing protein, yielding MYSISEKVNSSFKFAITVAIAVYILLSLFTAFDFHKKIAESSSKNHQELLRNNLRNYFSKVEKEADALKDALYLLQDEEEIKRALIHRMAKIEGINLVGLMMNNGKYYSFIRTPGGEIKLQAKFVPGRPLTGADGEVIDENFNPLSRPWNDIPPGAVSKWASWYDCYGMPGKKCFTFSLSPSENEKNNFAIKLIHLDLDEKYLTNFLNAQGKPGDIIFLENNGRIIGGNEESTLHLIVKDTNGEYRTSNDTDEYFEKVIILPKLPDVKFHYFYSLNSKLSYLNKSFVLMFMSGIVCFFLLWYIIIVITRKISGESGKLVRNLEHLGNSVYKEDKVDISTEDSREIVELKKIINTIGEKYKERIERMLNLVSYEQGTSFYINTAVIETNNKDYVAAGMICLYGLEFAEAIYGSEKYNAIISELKSKISAKYSSHCDIIKISNDRYLLLCYTDCEEFISNFSVLNLPENIFCLRNIYVHKTALCETFSGKDVSIYEGKLKLAMTAMRENKQSEFLYYDDIKLHELDQKVWVASNIKHAISRGEFYLVYQPIVNIDSNEVVGAEALCRWNSAEYGFISPAVFVSIAEDIGLIKELGDYILENAIREFSQFSNEYVISDEFLLHINVSPWQLNDFDFHHRVLQLIKDFNINAGQICLEITESAVKEINDSFYNNIIVLKGNGIKIALDDFGSGLADLKKLYKVKPDSIKIDSEFTSGVFDETNRIVWFISSFAREENLPVIAEGVETEHQAKELQKLGFSQVQGYLYQKPLPFSEWHIDSKPQKRS